Proteins encoded together in one Triticum dicoccoides isolate Atlit2015 ecotype Zavitan chromosome 7B, WEW_v2.0, whole genome shotgun sequence window:
- the LOC119341662 gene encoding NDR1/HIN1-like protein 3 produces the protein MGKTSTVSSCLCCPCRCLFCGLLSCIFSVLATILVITGVVVLALYLLFRPHLIQATVASADLDDFTLTPSTWILRYNLSVALSVRNPNSRIAIHYQSVVAEAYYQGQSFAHADHPDFYQDTGETTVVPLAFAGDHPLEGGVAAAGFRKEAIDHASFSVDIKLSAKMKLNVWAFRVPGPKPKVDCPLILHRRNASASAPASDGQPEFHPIECRVWF, from the coding sequence ATGGGCAAGACGAGCACCGTGTCGTCGTGTCTGTGCTGCCCGTGCCGGTGCCTCTTCTGCGGCCTGCTGAGCTGCATCTTCAGCgtcctcgccaccatcctcgtcatcACCGGCGTCGTCGTGCTCGCGCTCTATCTCCTCTTCCGACCGCACCTCATCCAAGCCACCGTCGCGTCCGCCGACCTCGACGACTTCACCCTCACCCCGAGTACCTGGATCCTCCGCTACAACCTCTCTGTCGCGCTCTCCGTCCGCAACCCGAACTCCCGGATCGCCATCCACTACCAGTCCGTCGTCGCCGAGGCCTACTACCAGGGCCAGAGCTTCGCCCACGCCGACCACCCGGACTTCTACCAGGACACCGGCGAGACCACCGTCGTGCCTCTGGCCTTCGCGGGCGATCACCCGCTCGAGGGCGGGGTCGCCGCCGCGGGGTTCCGCAAAGAGGCCATCGACCACGCCTCCTTCTCAGTCGACATCAAGCTCAGCGCCAAGATGAAGCTCAATGTGTGGGCCTTCAGGGTGCCGGGGCCAAAGCCCAAGGTTGACTGCCCTCTCATCCTCCACCGACGGAACGCCTCCGCCTCCGCGCCCGCCAGCGACGGCCAGCCGGAGTTCCACCCCATCGAATGCCGCGTCTGGTTCTGA